In Setaria viridis chromosome 5, Setaria_viridis_v4.0, whole genome shotgun sequence, the genomic stretch tagtatGACTATCTAGCCTATTAATCCGGTCAATTTACATCCGCTAAGCATCTCTTGACCGGTAAAAATAGAAAACCCTACcatatacctttgccttgagcttTCCAAGGTACAAACCATCCAAACTATCACTATAGCATCCTTTGAAGCGCAATTCAATTCTAGGACTAACATATACTCATATTCTCAATGAAATTGTTAGTCTACAAAGGTCGTCATTAATTATCAAAACACAAGTTAGGGGCCAAGATGCTTTCACAAGACTAGATATCCACCGGTCCAAAAGCTGCTGTACGCGATACTGCTCACCTCGCGCAAGTTACAACATTACTTCCAGGAGAACAAGATCTCTGTTATCACCGACTTCCCcctaggagaaattctccacaatcgggatgcaacaggaagaatatctaagtgggtGGTAGAACTCAGAGCATTATCCCTGAAATTCAAatcaaggactgcaatcaagtcccaggccctagtcgatttcatggcagagtggtgggaGAATCAACTATCAACGCCAGCAAAGCGTCCAAAGCACTGGGTtatgtatttcgatggatcactcaagctcgagggtgccggtgcaggcgtactctTTATATCTCCCaagggcgaacaactcaagtacatcctgcaaatcttctggaaagtgtccaacaacgaagctgaatacgagGCGCTTCTACACGagctccgcctggcagtcttGCTAGGAATAAAGCGATTGCTGGTCTACGACGACTCACTAGTGGTGAttaatcaagtcaacgatgagtgggaccgTCATAAGGAGAATATGGACTAGAGGCCCTTTCACAAagtagttcaacattttatgcaaaaaaatattgaaactgtatattcaaaatgttgagcATCTATATTCAAATGTTGAAGAGTGCATTtgaaatattgattttttttaaaataaaatatattcaTGTTGGATCTTATTTTGTTGCATAAATTCTAAATAGCATCATGGTTCAAACAAAATTTAAAACTCATTTACGGTCGAGAGATAAATGAGATTAAAGTTTTGAATCTAAAAGGACTCTCACACATCCACCACTACGCACAAGAACCACCCATGCATGCTGACACTTGTCCACATCTGCATCCGAAAGATCCAAACTGCTTTTATGCTCCCACCCACTTCAATGTCGTCAGTTGATTGTACTTCGCACGAATCTTAAACATTAGAAGATGTGTTGAATAAAGTTCTTCCCGGAGATGGATAGGAATTCCTGGCTTGGACCCACGAGGAGtgggtggtgtggtgtgggTGTGGTAGGTGAGGGACGAACACGCGGGCCCGAGCTGCGCGGCTTGCCAGCCCGTGGGCTGGGTGGCGTACGGTACGACGCGGCCCAGAGAGGAGAGAAAGTTGTTGTGGTGTGTGCGGCATCCCCCGCCCGGAATAGGCGCCGCGGCAAGTTGACCCCGTTCGGCCGCGCCTCCGTTTGGACCGAGATGGCGCACAAAGAGGTAGAAGCGGCCCATTGAAAACTGGGCTTCCACGCTGACCAATAGAGTTGTAGTATTCCACCCCCGGCAGACGTGTGTTGTGTGATGCACTGATGCAGTACGGTCCGGTGCTTTCCTGAACAGCGCCGAGCTGATCGAACATGGAGCAACATTGCAACAACACGAACGAAGCACACAGATACGGTGGGTTCGGCTTCACGGCCTTATTAATTTACAGCCCCACGAGTCGAAGTAGTGTGCGAGGGTCCAGTTGACCGGGTCAGCACTTGGACCGGTCCTGCGGCGCGAACGTGAAGCTGCCGGCGACGTAGCGCCCCTGCAGCCCGTCGGGTCGCGTCACGAACCGGCGGAACCTGAGCGGCAACCCCCTGTTCCGGCCGGGGCTGACGTCCACCCGGCACCCGCGCGCCGGTGACCGCGGCACGTACACCCTGCAGTCCTTGCTGGTGAAGGGCGCCGCCTGCGCCCCCGTCTCGATCAGGAAGTAGCCGCGCGAGTTCGTGGCGCCCCACACCGACagcgctcggcggcggccgtgccggCACCGCAGCAGCGCCGACGCGTCTGCATGCATTATACTCGTTCTCAGTAAGAGCGCGGAAAATGGCTGGAAATTGAtgagcgcggcgcgggcgacgatcggagaaggaaggaaggaagggacgTACTCCGGAGAGGCGAGGCGTCCCTGGACTGGATGTAGCCGCGGTACCGGCAGCCCTTGCACCAGACGACGCCCTCGACGCCGATGGTGAAGTTGAGGTTCGGTTGCGGCCGGGGCAGGCCCATGGCCGACACGCGGGACGGCAGGCACCCCACGGCGAAGATCACAAGGGCGAGGCCGCAGCCTAGGACGAGGCTTATAGGCGCCATTACTATAACTGATGTCTTAAGAGAATGCTATGGTATTGTAGCGATCGTAGCAAGCCCCAGATCAGGCCGCGCAATTTGTAGCCTAGGAGCACTTTGAGTCAGAGAGCAGATTCCGGCTGGCTCGGACTCAGATACAGTCAGTCAGATGCTTGGGGGTGCGTTGCAAGCGAAATGCATATCCGTGATTGCTCCTCGTGCACTTTATACTAGCTACCAAGTGGATAATGCGGTAATGCCGTACTTGCTTAACTCtagctgataaaaaaaaaaggcatccaCAGCAAGAGACTTTGAATTCTTCTACAAGTTTTGTTAGCTCCCTGAGAACCAAAATGGCAATCTGGCCTGAAACGTGCCCAACTGatctttagttctggttggcAAGTCTTATAGCTCCCGaaaaccaactgggactaactaCTTGGGACTAACTCTTTAGTCATGGGTCCTTTACCGGAACTAGAGACCCCTTTTAGTCatggttggtaaaaccaattaaaaaaataaaaaaaagtgccAGCCACCCGCGTTGGCTCGTGCCGCACCACCCGCGCCAGCCCCGCGCCGGCCACCCGGCCGCCCGAGCCAGAGTCctgtgagggatatgggtacacCATGGGTCCTCACCGACTAGGATAATGGCCGGTCCTGATAGGTGGGCTCACCCGACCAaaacgtgcgggccaaggacgtgaAGTTTCTTGGAGCACAAGTTAAGAAAGTCAGgcaattcaaatcagcccggatattatGGGATGCGTATGGTAATTCGattcagattaccttccatgcaACAACCAAGTAGATCAGATTCAATCCGACTTGtcaccctaggtcgtcagcctatataaggcggcctaGGGCGCCTCCTGAGGGCATCTCAATCCAATCTgtaaagcaatacaaaccaccagaaTACAAGATGTAAgttattactctccggaggtccaaacctatctaaaccctcgtgttcttgtgattaccttcgagttcttagtttcgcaatccttcctgcctacaaatcaaccacttggtaATCCCCTATTGGAATGTTGGGCTAATAAATCCGACAGCCCGCCCGCCCACCTAGAAGAAAGGGAGATGAGGAGAAGAGCACTGCCTGCGCGAGATaagggagaagaggagaagataaggtggggAGAGAGGGGGCCACGTGGAAAGGGGCATTTTAGCCTcagttggagccaccaaccgggactaaagatcccctcctttagtcccagttggaattaacaaccaggactaaagggggggcttttagtcccggttggtgttttccaaccaggacaaaatgcCCTACCAGATTTTCTCGttccactagccgttacaaacGGGATTAAAGAGTCAGCCAGAGGTGGCCGTTGGTGGTGGGAATTtgatccaggactaaaggtcctttagtcccaagTCAAAAATaaacaaccggaactaaaacgctggatggaaggtctctcTTCTACCTGTGGCCGTACGCTCGGCGATGCACGCATGGATTCAGCTCTTGCTCGTGCTAGCAGCAAAGGggcggcgatgcttccttcGATTTGCATGCAAAAGGATGTCTTGTTGCATTGAGGATCGCTAGCTCATGATGACCTAGCTGCCTTGATCACACAATCGCCGCCCCACGACGCAGGCGCGCAAGTCAAACCCAGAAATCAAATTTCAGCCACAACTCAGTCGTCGCATCCGGAAAGAAAAAAGATGAGGAGTCGTCACATACACATATGCATACTGATGCACTCAATCCCTTGGAACCTTTGTTAGCTTAGTTGTTAACACCTGCATGCCAATCTTGCTTAGTGCTCCTATCGCACAGCCTGGATAAATCCAGATCCTTCAGCGAAGGGTGGAGCTCAACTTTTTAAGACAGGCGAGAAACATAAATTTTCCAGTGATTACGGTCCCAAGCGATATGATCCTTGAAATACAAGGACATGTCAAATGATTTCAAGGACCGTAACAGCCCATGAGCCCAGCAACATATGGCCCAAGTGGATTTGATGTACAGGTAAATGATAGTTTGGTATTTTTAGCCCTTCTTTATGTAAATTCGTGTGCCCATGACCTGGCTCATGTGACCCTAATGTGGTATGCAAAACAATCGAGTGCGTGTGGATATATACCTTCTTAGAATTTACTCTCTTcgtcataaaaaaatatattattttactTTTATCTTAAGTTAAATTATTTAAAGTTTGgttaaatttatataaaaaagtaCAGCAACTTATGAGATCGGATAAGTAttagtagatttatcatgataagtgtTGATATTTTTCTCTAGTAAAAGTtaatatagtttgatttagaaCAAAATTAAATTATTGTACTTTTTGAATGGCGGGGGAGTATGACTCATCGCCAAGGTTTTCACCAGGTAGGATTGTTTTTCTCCAAATATGATCGGATCGTTGTATGGGATCGtggatttttaaaatttttcatttaaagtttatattatataaaaatatatttgccAATTATATGTTGTCATTCTGTAAAAAAAATAGTGCAATAATAATGTCATGAAGTGATAGAAGTAAAAAAACCACACTCTGGAGCTAATAGTTCATATTTATGAAATTAAATATAGCATTCCATGGAATCGTAGGATCGCTACCAAGATAATTACAGGGTACAATTAAGATATTAGGTTGGAAAGGATCATTTTACTTTGGCAGGATCGTAGCATCGTAAAATCCTAAGATTTGGATCAGAATCCTGATAACCTTGCTCATCAGTCTGTCCGATGTCCATTTTTCTCTTAAGAAATCAGGCAGGAGAATTTATTGTAAAAATGAAGTCTGGATTGGGCAATACGACCAATAAGAAGGAAATACCGACCAGTTGAACTATGATATCAACATTTCTCGCACAACTCCAATACACCACTCAACTCAAACAAAGAGCCAGTGAACACAGAACACAGCACGACGCATATATTACAGCTGCACCATGGATCTAGCCAGAATGCTAGGATCAGCAGCTTGCACCCTagatgcaagaaaaaaaaatttaagagCTAGAGCTTGCAAAACTTGTAAACCCTGTGCGGCCAACGTTCGTTCTGTTCATCCTTTTTGTTAGAAAAAAGGAGACCCATATAGGGCTGTCAAAAATATACATATGAAAGTTTTCGCTTGGCCGGATTGGTGTTACATTGTCAATCATTCCCTGCAAACACATAGTATTTGATTTATTCCGACAGTTGGACGTCCAGAGTCAGCTACTCGATCAGGTAGCAGTAGCTAGCACTTGGCGGGTTCCTCCGGCGCGAACGTGAAGTTGCCCGCCGTGTAGCGCGCCTGCAGCTCGTCGGGGAGCGGCACGAACCTGCGGAACTTGAGCGGCGCCCCCTTCTTGGCAGCGGGCTTGACGGGCACGGCGCACcctgccgccggcgaccgcTGCACGTACACCTTGCAGTCCTTGCTCTTGAAGGGCGCCGACTGCCAGTCCGCCTGGATCAGGAAGCAGCCGTCGGCGTCCGTGGTGTTCGACACGGACAGCGCCCGCGGGTCGCCGTCGCGCCGGCACCGCAGCAGCGCCGTGGCATCTGCATTATAGATTATTGATTTATGCATAAAACGGTCAGCTGTGGCAGTGGCAGCTGGCAGGCAGATGATCTGAGCGCACGAGGAATGATGACAGCAACGTACTCGGGAGGGGCGACGCGTCCATGGAGCGGACGTAGCCGGCGTACCGGCAGGTCTTGCACCAGACGACGCCCTCGACGGCGATGGTGAAGTTGAGGTCCGGCGGAGGCTGGGGCAGGCCCATGGCGTCACCGCGTGATGGCAGGCAGACCACGGCGGCGAGGACCACGAGGGGCAGGCAGACCGCAAGGCTTCTCGCCAGACAAGCCATCGTAAGCATGGGCACCTTTACAAAGTATGGTAAGGCCTGGATCAGAAGATGCCGCGATTTTATAGGTGGGCAGGGGCAAATCGCTGTCAGGTAGATTCCGTTCCTGGCACAAATGATTTCGGTCTTGCATGGAAGATGCATGCATCACGGCTTGCTTGGTTGGGGAAGCTGGGCTCACACGCTGCACACCCAGCAGGCATGTGGATTGGGTGTGCATTGCAAGCCGGCACACCTGAATGTGGATAATGTTGCAGTTCCTTGACTGTAGGTCCAAGAGCTAGCGCATCTAGCTAGCTATTCCAAAATCAAAGGTGCCCAAAAGTCAGCCTCTCCCATGGAATGTGGTGATGCATGACGGCCGTTGGctgaatgcatgcacgcatggaTTTCGTTAGCTGTTGCTCTTGCCACCAGCAAAGGAGGCGGCGATGCTTGGGTTTGCATGCAAAGGGATGTCCTATTTTAGATCCTTCACACGGATGGTCCCTAGCTTATCAGTCGGTTCCCTTCATTCGCATAGTCGCCGCCCCACGACGCAGGCGCAGGTCAACCAAAAAATCAGGTCTCAGCCACAGCTTCTCGTCGCATAATATTCTCTTGGCCGCAGCTTCACTGTTTCTTCTTGTACAGTTTTCCTTCTGAGAGCAATCGTTGCGAGCTCAAAGTTCAGAAAATGGTACCGTCCTGACTCTTTCAAAAGTTGAAATGTCTTTGGACCGATTGCTCCAACTGATGCTTCTCATTTTCGTTGAGTTTTTCAGTGCGGGCCTCGTAGCAGTTTCATTGGGCCAACTTTCAGCCCAACAATCCTATCTGGCTTCCAGAAGCCAGTTACTTATACGGCTTCTGGTGACTTGAGATTCGTACAACAATCATTAACTCTAACCTTAATTTTTCTTCCCCACCACTGCCTCCACCACACACGCCGCCTCCCCGCACTGTAAGGCTTTGCCGCTGTCGCCATCCCCGTGGCTCGACCGGCACGTCGCtgggcaccgccgccacccctgtgCGCGGCTTAGCCGACACGCCTCGGCCTCGCCACTGCCCctgggcaccgccgccgcccctacgTGCGTCTTGGCAGCCTCTCCCATCGCCACCGCACGCTGGCGACCTACCCCCATGCGCCGCTAGCTccattgttgttgttgaagATTTCTCTCTCGAAATGTTGATCTTTAtgttgaaaaatgttgaattcatTTTGCTAAGATGTTGAAATAAGcattgaaaaatgttgaatgtagtattgtttaaaaaatattgaattcactattttaaaattttgaactattgtttgaaaaatgttgaatctatttctataaaatgttgaaattctaggagggagaagaagaggaggttgATGGACTTTTACTGGACCTAAGTTGTATAACTATCTGGCTTGTGGAAGCCTGTGGAAGCCCTAGAATATGCCGTTTTAGTTCCGATTTTTTACTAAACCGATCTTTTGCTAAAACCAAACCGATAAGGTTAGTAGTTCGTGGTTTTTCTGATCTAATCGGTGACCCGGTCCAGTTTTTTTTATTACAAATAGTATGAAGCCTAGCTTATGGGCCCTATCTTGATTTGCTTTAATTATCATGCCTCATCAGCTAGAGAGTCTCTAAGAAGAGACCATGATGAGCAACATTTTATAGATGTGATGTCCAACATGAAGTGATTAACAGATAAGGTCGGAAAACATGATGCAGTGAATTGAGTGTAACTAATTAGGTTTGTTATGTAGAAACCTGTTTCTCTGGGTTTAAGTTGCTCTGACCAACTCGACATGGGCATTCAGATTTATAGTTGACTAGAGATAGGGGGTGCGTGCATgagtgttggtgtttagacctggcaacctaccgacgGGGGTGCCCGAAGTAGAGATTGGTTTGTGGGGTTTGTCGAGAttaagaacttgaaggtgaacttagacacacgatttagataggttcgggccgctagattgcacaataccctacgtccagtgtgttggttggattaaaTTGCTTTGCAGGGGTCTCTGCCTATCCTTATATTTcggggggtagggttacaggtcggttgatttataaaaatactaatcggattcgactaggcgaGGCTTACTCTAATTACTACGGGTAGTTTTTCTTATCCTTGACTAGTTACTGTCCTGCCACATAGACTACGCTGTCCTGCAccgtagcctccatgtcagaCACGTCTCGATGTCCAGCACTGTacctaggactgtccaaactttttggtggatccatagatgtatgtatgaaaagcctccgagtactttttagtcaaattgtagtagttccgagtacttttgtagacctCATCGTCTAGTTTTGGTtctctttgagtacttcatcaggttgagtcttcaaacgtaCACGAACACTGGCATGCGGCTAGAATatactcaagcctcatttaacttggtcttgaatcctTCAATATtaaatttttatatggaagtgccacgaaagtcgcactctatatggagtagcccctgagccttaggttgaatcgaagaatcaggttgagagTCAATCTATAATTTGCACCATTTTCCCATcaaaacctagagaaaaaactttttgttgATAGGCACGTGGCatacagcccccgagccgttacacgactagtttggtgggtataagggtcaacctttggtcaatgtGACCGTCTCtgaacagtaaccttatctcttccgaaaataaCTGCCAATTAGGTGCGTAATCTTCCGGTCCATTAAACCTGAATATTTCTTTATTCCTGTTGTTGTTACTGCACTACAGTTATAAATAACAGAGGAAAACATTCCAtccattttacctttgccatctgctctttcaacttccgcactgtagccctagcgtcGCCGTTGCTCGATCCTCGAGCACTAGCGCCGCCATCCCCCACCACTCAGCCACCGAGCATATGCGAAGGAAGACACTCGTGGCaacaaggatggggaagaaagcagCTATAGCCAAGGCGGTGGAaggcaggaagaagaaggtggttCAACTACCGGCACCCAAGTATGGGAAGACGAATCAAACTGCGTCGTCGACCCCTGCATGTGCCTTGAAACAATCGTCACTGCAGGAGGAAGACATCAAGGCGCTGGTAGCCGCCAACCTCCTCCAAGAGAAAGATATCATCAATTGGAGATCTGCCTATGGCAACCCATGGCCGCTGGAAGGGTACCCAGAGGAGACGGTAATCTTTTCACATTTTATTGAGCGCGGTCTTGCATTACCTGCCGTCGACTTCTTCTGGGGTCTCTTGGACTACTACAAATTGGAGttagttcacttgaaccccaatagCATTCTGCAAACcataatttttgtgcatttgtgcgAAGCCTCCTTGGGGATCCAGCCCTACTTCCAACTCTTCCGCAAGTTCTTCCGAGTGAAGCCACAGCTCAAGAGGGTGCACACTGAGGTAGTCGGGGGTGCCAAAATTCAAATGAGGGAGAAACTCAAGGGCCTGTATTTGGATTATGAGCTGATGGACTCACATTATGGATGGAAAAGAGAGATGGTGCTACATCGGCAACCATGACTCCAAACTCCCCAAGTTGATAGGGCATCACCCTACCTGGAACAATGATGGCTGGACGAGCCAAGCCATGGGGACTGCCTGCAGCTACCCGAACTCCTGGACAGGATAGCCAAACTCAAGCAAGAATGATTGATAGGAGTCGGAGTAGCTTTTAGCTTCATGAAGCGATGAGTTCATCCTCTGCAACTTTGATGCTGCTGGGGCTTCGACTACTCGGGTGTCAACGACCCATCCAGGTTGTCTCCAGAGGAACTCAATATAGATGAGGTCATGGCGCGGCTGCGGTggatgttcaagaatgtgggtgaaatccccacaaTTGTGTGAGAGTTCTACACCGCCAACCCGCCAAAagctgtaagtacccgtggccgcAGCCGCCAAGTACTCATATTGGTGATAATTGGATGAACTGACTTGTCTGTTTGTGCAGGAAGATGTTCATATGtactgctctgctcctcctcctcccggttCAGAAGACATTGAAACTGTTCCTCGTGTCCATAAGGTAGCAAGCGTGGGGAGtgaagccgaggaggaggaggaagaagaagtggaatccttcagcagctctgattTCGAAGCTGCGGAGGACTTCAAGCTCAAGGCTCGGCCATCTAATAAGGCTAGGTCATCCTCTGGTTCACCGAAACGCTTAGCTGAAGATGATTTTGAGGCTGTGCTGGCTCCACCGCCAAGGAAGAAGTGGATTGTCGCTGGGAAGCATGCCGTGAGGAAGCCTCTCACCGTAAAAGGCATACCCCCAACAGTAATAACTTACGAGGAAGGGCAAGATCCTGAGAATCAAGTTCTCTCAGTAAGTAAATTCAATACCACCATATCTACTCAATATAGCATTGGTGGTTTTCATGTAGTCGAGGAGGTGTCCGAGGCGGAAAAGGCGACTACTGAAATCGCAAAATACCAGCTGCCAGCAATCGAGGAGGTAATTGAGGTCGATTATGATCTAGAACCCCCTGCTGTTGTAGTGAACCCTATTGGCGCGAGGACTACTCAAGAAACAGAGGCAGCGTCGGAGGCTGGCGTGATCAGACTACGACTCAACAAGCCGTGACCAAGAAGCCGTCCCTGAGCATCAAGCCACCACGCCTATCAAGGGAGCCTGCACTGAAGCTGAGGCATTCTTCGAAGTAGGTCCTGCTACTCCTTTTGAGTATCAATTGCAGTTTCTGATCGACTTGTTATACGCCTCTGACAACTTGTCTTTTGTAGGAAATCCACTAGCATGAAACTTGGAGGGCCAAGCTTAAAGCCCGTGACAGATAGCAGTAGCCACTCGGTCCAAGATGTTGCCTCGACGCTGACAAGTCCGCCACTAGAAGAAAATCTTGCGCCAATAATCAACCAAGGTGCCATATCTCTTGTAGCTGTATTGATGCAGGATGCAATAGGTTCCTTGACTGACgctgtagtgccagcccccaagCAACCAGTACCCGAAGCTCTAGTGGCGACTACCTCTAGCATCGTGGCTACTCTCGTAGCCCCTGAGCCAGAGGCATAAACTGAAACAATGGAAGTGCTGGAAGTCGTGGAAGCCATCCCATCCTCTAAGCTAGGTCCGTCGACAAGTTGTGCCATGTTTCCGCTCGGCGCGGTAGATGCTGAAGCGCACGGGGAGCCACTAGCAGCTGAAGGGATTAACCTTGAAGACATTCAGTTGATCGACGACCCTCTGCTAGACATGGAGATGGTGGTcgggatgatggagatgtaccacCGTGTTGGTGTATATGTAGAGGTATGTCCCATCCTGCTTCTTTCATAACTTGAAATTAGTAGCCGTACCCTTACATGAGTACGTATTTTGTGGTACAGGATGTCATTGGATGCTCCCAGTGGAAATCACAGATGCTGCAAGGCTACAGGGACACAGTACTCCGTGCTCAAGCCCTGGCCgaggagcttgccaaggagagggagcACTCCTCCCAGCTGCTGATGAAGTACGACGGACAAGCCGCTAAGTACTGGAATAGTGTCCAGCAGTTTGAGGAGTAGAAGGACCATCTCAGGAAGCGCAACAAGTCTCTGAAGCAGCAACTGAGAGGTaattgatcttcttccttgatctCCGAGTACTGATTCCACTTTGCGATGCTGAACTTCTGTTGAATTATTCCTGCAGTGCTcgagaaaacaaaagaagatcTCCAGGGCCAAGTTGTTAACTGGAAGAACTCCTACTACCGGATATGGACCAAAATGACAACCTGACTGCGTTGTATGAGAACCTGGGCCATCAtctgcagaagaagaagaagatgcactAGGACAAGGAGGTTGACTTGGTCAACGCCATGAAGACCCTTCGGGAGCGcgaggccgagctggaggcTGCGAAACTTGCTCCAAAGGAATTGTCCGAAGCAGCCCAGCTGATTGCGAACATGTTGGAGTCCCCagttgaaggtgtggagccccgCCCTCTTTCTGAAATACTCAAGGAAGTGCTGGCGAAGTTCACTAGCTACGTCCAGAAGATAGCGAAGTCTATCTCCAAGCAGTTGCTGGGCTTCGTGAAGTCCTTCTATCTGCAGGCTGATCTTGCTCCTGTCGCTAAAGGAATAGCGGAGGACTGCTCAGATGATCTCTTCCAGCAGTACCTGGAGGAGATGGACCCTATCGTGGAGTAAGTAGCTAATCatttagaccttgagtagtcttATAAAAAGTGAACATTAGTTCTTTGTAATGTAAAACATGATGTGAATGTTATGAAATGTTaataattctaagtcttgttgcaatttttattgct encodes the following:
- the LOC117858837 gene encoding non-classical arabinogalactan protein 31 yields the protein MAPISLVLGCGLALVIFAVGCLPSRVSAMGLPRPQPNLNFTIGVEGVVWCKGCRYRGYIQSRDASPLRNASALLRCRHGRRRALSVWGATNSRGYFLIETGAQAAPFTSKDCRVYVPRSPARGCRVDVSPGRNRGLPLRFRRFVTRPDGLQGRYVAGSFTFAPQDRSKC
- the LOC117858762 gene encoding non-classical arabinogalactan protein 30; protein product: MHLPCKTEIICARNGIYLTAICPCPPIKSRHLLIQALPYFVKVPMLTMACLARSLAVCLPLVVLAAVVCLPSRGDAMGLPQPPPDLNFTIAVEGVVWCKTCRYAGYVRSMDASPLPNATALLRCRRDGDPRALSVSNTTDADGCFLIQADWQSAPFKSKDCKVYVQRSPAAGCAVPVKPAAKKGAPLKFRRFVPLPDELQARYTAGNFTFAPEEPAKC